In one Hypomesus transpacificus isolate Combined female chromosome 18, fHypTra1, whole genome shotgun sequence genomic region, the following are encoded:
- the LOC124481029 gene encoding delta-type opioid receptor-like: protein MGVSLGNASSQKWGNGTDEGTLATLLTTVVPMLDSVILLTGLLGHSLVIVVMAGRRRRRGGLVAQGTDTLLVALSAADLLLLLCLPFHTAAIVLGSWPFGGFLCKLVSFLGVACSSASVYTLATLAVTRYLTVVHPTWAFRSRMHRRLKLTAALLWAPAAALAAPQYAFRTVSTTAALHCFAFLSDLSQLVYGTALFLFAFALPLGVIVLMYARIFCFLRRTRRLGRAPQLERYQRQVTHTSALLVVVFTLCWLPSYALMFSFIGGTISGNAGYRSLAIFVRLLASSSTVVNPVLYVFMSQKFRQDLVELGRGRWVGCRRLLIGCPVVMGRDMVQPFNSVELDTPSDRGQP, encoded by the coding sequence ATGGGGGTCAGTTTGGGGAACGCTAGCTCCCAAAAGTGGGGCAACGGGACTGACGAGGGGACGTTGGCCACCCTGTTGACCACCGTGGTGCCCATGCTGGACAGCGTCATCCTGCTCACGGGGCTGCTGGGTCACTCCCTGGTCATCGTCGTCATGGCGGGAAGGCGGCGGAGGAGAGGCGGGCTGGTGGCCCAAGGGACCGACACCCTGCTGGTGGCCCTGAGCGCGGCcgacctgctcctcctgctctgcctgcccTTCCACACGGCCGCCATCGTCCTGGGCTCCTGGCCGTTCGGCGGCTTCCTCTGCAAGCTGGTCAGCTTCCTGGGCGTGGCCTGCTCGTCCGCCTCCGTCTACACGCTGGCCACGTTGGCGGTCACGCGCTACCTCACGGTGGTCCACCCCACGTGGGCTTTCCGCTCGCGGATGCACCGGCGCCTCAAGCTGACCGCGGCGCTGCTGTGGGCTCCGGCCGCGGCGCTGGCGGCGCCGCAGTACGCCTTCCGCACGGTCAGCACGACGGCGGCGCTGCACTGCTTCGCCTTCCTGTCCGACCTGAGCCAGCTGGTGTACGGCACCGCCCTCTTCCTGTTCGCCTTCGCCCTCCCGCTGGGCGTCATCGTGCTCATGTACGCCCGGATCTTCTGCTTCCTGCGCCGCACCCGGCGGCTGGGCCGCGCGCCCCAGCTGGAGCGCTACCAGAGGCAGGTGACCCACACCTCCGCCCTGCTGGTGGTGGTCTTCACCCTCTGCTGGCTTCCCTCCTACGCCCTCATGTTCTCCTTCATAGGAGGCACCATCAGCGGCAACGCCGGCTACAGGTCCCTGGCTATCTTCGTGCGGCTGCTGGCATCGTCGTCCACGGTGGTCAACCCGGTGCTCTATGTGTTCATGTCCCAGAAGTTCCGGCAGGATCTGGTGGAGCTGGGACGCGGCCGGTGGGTGGGGTGTAGGCGTTTGCTGATTGGATGTCCTGTCGTGATGGGCAGGGATATGGTGCAGCCTTTCAACTCTGTGGAGCTGGACACGCCCTCTGACAGAGGGCAGCCCTGA